The Chloroflexi bacterium ADurb.Bin180 genome segment TGTGCAGATCGACACTGACCTGGTGCTCCTGCATTGCTTCGAGGAGAGCGGCCTGCGTCCGCGGCGTGGCCCGGTTGATCTCGTCGGCGAGCACGACCTGCGCCAGTACCGGGCCGGGGCGAAACTCAAACTCCTGGGTCTTTTGGTTAAAGAAGTAGAGCCCGGTGACATCGGAGGGAAGCAGGTCGGGAGTGAACTGAATGCGCTGAAACGAGCAGTCGAGCGAACGGGCCAGGGCTTTGGCCAGGGTGGTCTTACCCGTGCCGGGTACATCCTCGATGAGGACGTGACCCTCGCAGAGGAGGGCCGCCAGCGTGAGTTCAATGACCTCAGACTTGCCAACAATAACCTTGCTGACATTGGATAGCACCGCTGACATTGCTTCTTGGATGGTCATTGCTCTCCCTTGTCACGATTCTGATCCTTGAGTCTACGCTGATCGGACTCGCCGAGTTCACGTGGGACTCAGCTTATGACAACTATAACAAAATGGCCCAGGGAAGAACTCCTGGGCCATCGCGTCTTGACATCAACTGAACCAAGCCCTGGTCGTATAGTGCGACGGGATCACGACACGTGGAGACGGGTGCCCAGCTAGAACGGAAGCTCCTCTTCTGTCTCGGCGGGAGCGGGGCCTCCCTCTGCTGCCTCGCCGCGCTCACTCTTGCCGCCAAGGAACTTGACGTTGCGGGCACGCAGCTCCAGCATCCCTCGCGGCTCGCCGGTCGACTTGTCGGCCCAGGTGGAAAGCTCGATGTCACCCTCTACCAGCACCAAACGACCCTTGGCCAGGAACTGGTTGCAGTTCTCTGCCAGCTTGCGCCATGCCGTCACGCGGAACCAGGTAGTTTTCTCCTGGGGCTGTCCCTCGGGATTGGTCCACTTGCGGCTGGTTGCGATGTTGAAGGTAGTCACCGGAGTGCCGTCGGGGGTGTAGCGCATCTCGGGATCCCGTCCCAGATGGCCCACTACAATCGTGTTCTGGTACATGGATGCTCCTCTCCTTGCTGGTTTGTTAGTTCCTGCGCACGCCCCATTGTAGCGCCGCACGCAGCATTCTCAAATCCGTCAGTATGTCAAACAGGGCCCGATATGCCTGTCTGCCGGCTCTCCGTATTATGTTAATTAGCTAGACTAGCGGCCATACCGGCTGATTGGGAATGCCGGACCTCTTCCAGAGATCTGCGGCGCGAGTTCTGGCCTCGTGAACGATGCGTTCCTCGTCCAGGGTAAGACAGTGCCCATGTTCAACGACGGTCTGGCCGGCAATGACCACTGTATCGACGTCTGAGCCAGTTGCTGCGCACACTAGCGTTGATACAGGGTTGATGTTGGGAGTCAGGTGCGGCTGGTCAAAATCAAAAACCACAAAGTCGGCCTGCTTGCCTACCTCCAGCGAGCCGATCTCATTCTCCCAACCCAGGGCTCGAGCGCCATTGATAGTGGCCATTTCGAGCACGGACTCTGCGGGGGTGACCAACGGGTTGAGAGTTCTGGCCTTGTGCAGGTAGGACGCCAGGCGCATATCGCGTACCATGTCATACGTATTGTCACTGGGTCCGCCGTCTGTGCCCAGGGTGACATTTACCCCAGCGGCCAGCATTTCGGGAATTGGTGCAATGCCTGAGGCCAGCTTGGCATTGGAGGCAGGATTGTGAGCAATGTTGGTGCGGGTGCGGGCAAGTATCTCGATGTCCGCTGCGTCCATCCACACAGCATGGACAAGAAGCACCCTGGGACCGACCAGTCCGACGCTCTCTGCATACCTGGCGGGGCTGAGACCATAGGTCTCTTGGAGAAACTTGCGGTCTGAAGCGACTTCCGCGAGGTGCACCGTCACACCCATGTTGCGCTCATGGGCCAGAGCAGTGATTTGGCGGTAGAGTTCGGGTGTGACTCCCCCAGGCGTGCGAGGCCCGAACCAGACCGCCAGACGACCATTACCAGCTCCGTTCCACTGGTCG includes the following:
- the ssb gene encoding Single-stranded DNA-binding protein, translated to MYQNTIVVGHLGRDPEMRYTPDGTPVTTFNIATSRKWTNPEGQPQEKTTWFRVTAWRKLAENCNQFLAKGRLVLVEGDIELSTWADKSTGEPRGMLELRARNVKFLGGKSERGEAAEGGPAPAETEEELPF
- the atzA_1 gene encoding Atrazine chlorohydrolase gives rise to the protein MIYEHGLLITVDAERRIIGDGAMVVRDGRFAAIDKTATLRERFPLEQRIDLKGKVVTPGLVNTHVHLAQAMIRGCADDMELLEWLGKRVWVLQGNYTEEDGRASAELCILEMLKSGTTAFVESLLAERYGFSGIAEVVLRSGIRAALAKIVMDVGTYATKTGWMHPGMVEDRDTSLKNTLAMYDQWNGAGNGRLAVWFGPRTPGGVTPELYRQITALAHERNMGVTVHLAEVASDRKFLQETYGLSPARYAESVGLVGPRVLLVHAVWMDAADIEILARTRTNIAHNPASNAKLASGIAPIPEMLAAGVNVTLGTDGGPSDNTYDMVRDMRLASYLHKARTLNPLVTPAESVLEMATINGARALGWENEIGSLEVGKQADFVVFDFDQPHLTPNINPVSTLVCAATGSDVDTVVIAGQTVVEHGHCLTLDEERIVHEARTRAADLWKRSGIPNQPVWPLV